The sequence CGACGACGTCGTCCTTGGTCTTGGCCGTCGTCGTCTTGTCGACGAAGGCCAGCAGGGAGCCGATGTACTCCGGCAGGACCGTCAGACCACCGCTCTTGGCCTGGTCGAACAGGACCTCGCGGCTGCCGATGTTGAGCTTCTTCTCGACCTGCACCCCCTTGGCCTCCAGGGCCTGGGCGTAGATCTCTGCGAGCAGGACGTTCTCCGGGAAGTTGGCCGAGCCGACGACGACCTTCCCCCCGGCCGCGGATCCGGAGCCCGCGGGGCTCGCGGACGCGCTGGTGAGCGGGTCGCCACCGCCACCGCACGCGGTAAGTGTGAGCGCCGCGGACAGGATGACTGCCGCGGTGCTGAACAGGCGCTTCATCGTGCTTTCCCTTCTAAAACGGGGGGTAATAAGGAGATTAGCGTACGGTCTGGCGCTGACTCACCCCCGGGGAGACCATGACGCGTTGCACCAGAGCGAAACCCAGCTGGACGATCAGGGCCAGCAGCGCCACCAGGACTGCCCCTCCGATCGTGCGCGGGAAGTCCTTGGTCGCCAGGCCGTCGACGATGAACCGGCCCAGGCCGCCCAGGCCCACGTAGGCGGCCACGGTCGCGGTCGACACCACCTGGATCGCGGCGATCCGCAGGCCGAGCAGGATCAGCGGCAGCGCCACCGGCACGAGCACCCGGCCGAGCACCTCGCCCCCGCGCAGGCCCATGCCGTACGCGGCGTCGCGCAGGTCGGGATCCACCCCGCGCAGGCCCTCGTAGGTGTTGACCAGGATGGGCGGTACGGCGAGCGCCACCAGCGGGATCAGCACCGGGACGATGGTGCCGACGCCCATCAGCAGCACGATGAGCACGAGCAGGCCCAGCGTCGGCAGGGCGCGGGCCGCGTTGGCGCTCAGGATCGCGAACAGCGCGCCCCTGCCCGTGTGGCCGATCCACAGCCCCAGCGGCAGCGCGATCAGCATGGCCAGCAGCAGCGAGAGCCCGGAGAACTCCAGGTGCTCCAGCAGCCGGACGGGGATGCCGTCCGGGCCGGACCAGTTGTCCGGGTTGCCGAAGAAGTCGATCAGCCAGTTCACGCGGCCCCCCTTGCCCGCGACCACGGGGTCAGCAGGCGCTGCGCCAGGACCAGCAGCAGGTCGGCGATTGCCGCCAGCACCACGACCAGCACGATGCCCACGATGATCGGGGTGTAGAACTGCCGCTGCCAGCCGTCGATGAACAGGTAGCCCAGCCCGCCCCGGCCGACCAGGGCACCCACGCTGACCAGGCTGATGCTGGAGACCGCGGCCACCCTGAGCCCGGCCAGCACGACCGGGACCGCGATCGGCAGCTCCACCTGGAGCAGCCGCCGCAGCGGGGTGAAGCCCATGGCCACCGCCGACTGGCGCACATGGTCGGGGACCGAGGTGAGGCCGTCCACGACGGCCGGGATCAGCACCGCCATGGCGTAGAACGTGAGCGGGACCATCACCGTCGTCCGGGTGGCGAGGCCGGTGACCGGGATGAGCACGATGAAGACCGCCAGCGAGGGCAGCGAGTAGATCACGTTCATGACGCCGACGGTCGGCTGGTAGAGCCAGCGCCAGCGGACGCCGGCCAGCCCGAGCGGGAGCGCGACGAGCAGCCCGATGACGATCGGCACCAGCGCCATGACGACGTGGTCCTCCAGCAGGACCTGGATGGAGGGCCAGTTGCGCCCGATCCAGTCCCAGCGGACCAGCGGTTCCTCATGCACCGACGCCCCCGGCGACCTTGCCCAGCGCCTCGTCCAGCGCCTCACGGGTGGCCACGCCCTCGGCCCTGCCCGTCTCGTCCACCGCGATCGCGCTCCCCGAGGGGGACAGCAGCGCCGCGTCCAGCGCGCCGCGCAGCGAGTCACGGCCCCTGACGAACGTCCCGTACGGCGCGAGCCGCGCGTCCGCGAGCGTGCCGGTCTCCGGCAGGTCCTTGACGGAGGCCCAGCCCAGCGGCCGGTTCTCCCCGTCCACCACGGCCAGCCAGGACTCCGCCGTGCCGCGCACCGTGGAGACGTCGGCGGAGGCGGGCACGGTCAGGTCGGCGCGCAGCCGCAGCCCCTCGTCGGAGACGAACGACAGCCGCCGGATGCCCCGGTCACGGCCGAGGAACTCGCGGACGAAGTCGTCGGCGGGGCGGGCCAGCAGCGTCGGGGGGTCGGCGAGCTGCGCCAGCCGTCCGCCGACCCGGAGCACGGCCACCCGGTCGCCGAGTTTGATGGCCTCGTCGATGTCGTGGGTGACGAACACGATGGTCTTGTTGAGCTCGGCCTGCAGCCGGAGCAGCTCCTCCTGCAGGCTCGTGCGCACGATCGGGTCCACCGCGCTGAACGGCTCGTCCATCAGCAGCACCGGCGGGTCGGCCGCCAGCGCGCGGGCCACGCCGACGCGCTGCTGCTGGCCGCCGGAGAGCTGGAAGGGGTAGCGGTCGGCCATCTTGAGGTCGAGCCCGACCCGCTCCAGCAGCTCCATGGCCCGGTCCCGGGCCTTCTT comes from Streptosporangium roseum DSM 43021 and encodes:
- a CDS encoding ABC transporter permease codes for the protein MNWLIDFFGNPDNWSGPDGIPVRLLEHLEFSGLSLLLAMLIALPLGLWIGHTGRGALFAILSANAARALPTLGLLVLIVLLMGVGTIVPVLIPLVALAVPPILVNTYEGLRGVDPDLRDAAYGMGLRGGEVLGRVLVPVALPLILLGLRIAAIQVVSTATVAAYVGLGGLGRFIVDGLATKDFPRTIGGAVLVALLALIVQLGFALVQRVMVSPGVSQRQTVR
- a CDS encoding ABC transporter permease; translation: MHEEPLVRWDWIGRNWPSIQVLLEDHVVMALVPIVIGLLVALPLGLAGVRWRWLYQPTVGVMNVIYSLPSLAVFIVLIPVTGLATRTTVMVPLTFYAMAVLIPAVVDGLTSVPDHVRQSAVAMGFTPLRRLLQVELPIAVPVVLAGLRVAAVSSISLVSVGALVGRGGLGYLFIDGWQRQFYTPIIVGIVLVVVLAAIADLLLVLAQRLLTPWSRARGAA
- a CDS encoding ABC transporter ATP-binding protein — its product is MIKFDRVTKRYADGTVAVDNLSLEVPTGEITVFVGPSGCGKTTSLRMINRMIDATEGQILLDGVDVTTIDPPTLRRGIGYVIQQAGLFPHRKIVDNVATVPYLLGWDKKKARDRAMELLERVGLDLKMADRYPFQLSGGQQQRVGVARALAADPPVLLMDEPFSAVDPIVRTSLQEELLRLQAELNKTIVFVTHDIDEAIKLGDRVAVLRVGGRLAQLADPPTLLARPADDFVREFLGRDRGIRRLSFVSDEGLRLRADLTVPASADVSTVRGTAESWLAVVDGENRPLGWASVKDLPETGTLADARLAPYGTFVRGRDSLRGALDAALLSPSGSAIAVDETGRAEGVATREALDEALGKVAGGVGA